The following proteins come from a genomic window of Musa acuminata AAA Group cultivar baxijiao chromosome BXJ1-7, Cavendish_Baxijiao_AAA, whole genome shotgun sequence:
- the LOC103992675 gene encoding putative metallophosphoesterase At3g03305 isoform X1 produces MDVAKWWFLHLLVMVFVAILVLPVSRSSPESEAEGRTRKPGGNVIEVEGEPKSVVWVVQLSDLHLSVHHPERAYDLRRYVGPALAMINPSLVLITGDLTDGKSKDLLTMKQDEVEWIEYQNVLDNVIQRSGLNKEIFYDVRGNHDCFGVPKAGGAYDYYQKYSINARLRRDGNVQSITLQNGGWKHLFVGFDGTMETGLRGPTNLFGHPTNQLLANIDLELSQWDAESTITKIAFGHFPLSFSALTDDGQGLKDVFLKHSLSAYLCGHLHTKFGKNLKRHHQSNHPTKYYQFNIHQGFPTNMDEQSCSSTNSSKEFWEWEMGDWRWSRAMRILAIDSGHVSYVDLDFRLGSKETIILPTFPLDSRFMQRISSVHDFKCQPKRGSSYELIRTLIFSRTEIVLVSVKVYDTRPETPTVVLDSSMRKIEGNGSRGDLYVAPWNWRAFEDPSPSRYRLQIEAIDIFGKTSYSDLRPFSINGLTAQVSWTWREFFVMGCQWASIYWPAFWTALLFLTSLLLVPQVLLLCWKKNYSYEYVRPNFAGRSLREHLVDGAFLALMELPRMTVVWFGILMYLLYLLFFPWFFGHVFTERGIVAYMTYQGWFVPNFNKNTMLQYLGVPDVMVVVLPHLCFVVLPTILVIGAMAAERTTYRKYHLLLSGKKEDDSLEHNYGQTKNASSCDSNCIWRRRWIRKFLFLVTAVILWKHWKNCRALVRAYDMNPFLNSPIYCFMIPVLLMYAVYKTRSL; encoded by the exons ATGGACGTGGCTAAATGGTGGTTCCTCCACCTCCTCGTCATGGTTTTCGTAGCAATATTGGTTCTTCCGGTCTCTCGATCCtcccccgagtccgaggccgagGGCCGGACGAGGAAGCCGGGGGGGAACGTGATCGAGGTGGAAGGGGAGCCCAAATCGGTGGTGTGGGTGGTGCAGCTCTCCGACCTCCACCTCAGCGTCCACCATCCAGAGAGGGCCTACGACCTCCGGCGCTACGTCGGCCCCGCCCTTGCTATGATTAATCCGTCCCTCGTCCTCATCACCGGCGACCTCACCG ATGGAAAAAGCAAAGATTTATTAACCATGAAACAAGATGAGGTAGAATGGATAGAGTACCAGAATGTTCTTGACAATGTCATTCAAAGAAGTGGACTTAACAAGGAAATCTTTTATGACGTCAGAGGGAATCATGATTGCTTTGGGGTACCAAAGGCTGGTGGTGCTTATGACTACTATCAAAAGTACAGTATAAATGCAAGATTAAGACGTGATGGCAACGTCCAAAGCATCACATTGCAG AATGGTGGATGGAAGCATCTTTTTGTTGGCTTTGATGGTACAATGGAAACTGGTCTTCGTGGCCCAACAAACTTGTTTGGGCATCCAACAAACCAATTACTTGCAAACATAGACTTGGAGCTTTCACAATGGGATGCTGAATCAACAATAACAAAAATTGCCTTTGGGCACTTCCCTTTGTCTTTTTCAGCATTAACAGATGATGGACAAGGTCTTAAAGATGTGTTCCTTAAGCACTCCTTGTCGGCTTATCTCTGTGGGCATCTTCATACGAAGTTTGGCAAGAACTTAAAACGACATCATCAATCAAATCATCCAACAAAGTATTATCAGTTCAACATTCATCAAGGATTTCCAACTAACATGGATGAACAGAGTTGTTCAAGTACTAATTCCAGCAAAGAATTTTGGGAATGGGAGATGGGCGACTGGAGATGGAGTAGAGCTATGAGAATATTGGCTATTGATTCTGGTCATGTatcatatgttgatttagatttcAGATTAGGGTCCAAGGAGACTATTATATTACCTACTTTTCCTTTGGACTCAAGGTTCATGCAAAGAATTTCATCTGTCCATGATTTCAAATGTCAGCCGAAGAGAGGCTCATCTTACGAGCTGATAAGAACCCTGATATTTTCAAGAACTGAGATTGTGTTAGTTTCAGTAAAGGTATATGATACACGGCCTGAAACTCCTACTGTGGTACTAGATTCTTCCATGAGAAAGATTGAAGGGAATGGATCTAGAGGAGACCTGTATGTTGCTCCATGGAACTGGAGAGCATTTGAAGACCCATCTCCTAGCCGCTATCGGCTGCAAATAGAAGCAATAGACATTTTTGGCAAAACTAGTTACAGTGACTTAAGGCCATTCTCTATTAATGGCCTCACTGCACAAGTTAGTTGGACATGGAGAGAGTTTTTCGTAATGGGTTGCCAGTGGGCTTCCATTTACTGGCCTGCTTTTTGGACTGCCCTCTTGTTTCTGACCTCATTACTTCTTGTTCCACAAGTTTTACTTCTGTGCTGGAAGAAGAATTACTCATATGAGTATGTCAGACCTAATTTTGCTGGAAGGAGTCTGAGGGAACATTTAGTTGATGGCGCATTTTTGGCTTTGATGGAACTCCCTAGGATGACTGTAGTATGGTTTGGGATCCTTATGTATTTGCTTTACTTGTTATTCTTCCCTTGGTTCTTTGGACATGTTTTCACTGAAAGAGGCATTGTGGCTTATATGACTTATCAAGGTTGGTTTGTCCCAAATTTTAACAAAAACACTATGCTCCAGTATCTAGGGGTACCTGATGTCATGGTCGTGGTATTACCTCATCTTTGCTTTGTTGTTTTACCAACTATTTTAGTTATTGGAGCAATGGCTGCAGAACGAACAACATATCgaaagtaccatctcttgctctcagGGAAAAAGGAGGATGATTCTTTGGAACATAACTATGGGCAGACAAAGAATGCCAGTTCTTGTGATTCAAATTGCATATGGCGTCGACGCTGGATTAGaaagtttctttttcttgttaCTGCAGTCATTTTGTGGAAGCACTGGAAG AATTGCAGAGCTTTGGTCAGGGCGTATGACATGAACCCGTTTCTTAATTCCCCTATTTATTGCTTCATGATTCCAGTGCTGTTGATGTATGCCGTGTACAAGACTCGGTCGCTTTGA
- the LOC103992675 gene encoding putative metallophosphoesterase At3g03305 isoform X2, which yields MDVAKWWFLHLLVMVFVAILVLPVSRSSPESEAEGRTRKPGGNVIEVEGEPKSVVWVVQLSDLHLSVHHPERAYDLRRYVGPALAMINPSLVLITGDLTDGKSKDLLTMKQDEVEWIEYQNVLDNVIQRSGLNKEIFYDVRGNHDCFGVPKAGGAYDYYQKYSINARLRRDGNVQSITLQNGGWKHLFVGFDGTMETGLRGPTNLFGHPTNQLLANIDLELSQWDAESTITKIAFGHFPLSFSALTDDGQGLKDVFLKHSLSAYLCGHLHTKFGKNLKRHHQSNHPTKYYQFNIHQGFPTNMDEQSCSSTNSSKEFWEWEMGDWRWSRAMRILAIDSGHVSYVDLDFRLGSKETIILPTFPLDSRFMQRISSVHDFKCQPKRGSSYELIRTLIFSRTEIVLVSVKVYDTRPETPTVVLDSSMRKIEGNGSRGDLYVAPWNWRAFEDPSPSRYRLQIEAIDIFGKTSYSDLRPFSINGLTAQVSWTWREFFVMGCQWASIYWPAFWTALLFLTSLLLVPQVLLLCWKKNYSYEYVRPNFAGRSLREHLVDGAFLALMELPRMTVVWFGILMYLLYLLFFPWFFGHVFTERGIVAYMTYQVIGAMAAERTTYRKYHLLLSGKKEDDSLEHNYGQTKNASSCDSNCIWRRRWIRKFLFLVTAVILWKHWKNCRALVRAYDMNPFLNSPIYCFMIPVLLMYAVYKTRSL from the exons ATGGACGTGGCTAAATGGTGGTTCCTCCACCTCCTCGTCATGGTTTTCGTAGCAATATTGGTTCTTCCGGTCTCTCGATCCtcccccgagtccgaggccgagGGCCGGACGAGGAAGCCGGGGGGGAACGTGATCGAGGTGGAAGGGGAGCCCAAATCGGTGGTGTGGGTGGTGCAGCTCTCCGACCTCCACCTCAGCGTCCACCATCCAGAGAGGGCCTACGACCTCCGGCGCTACGTCGGCCCCGCCCTTGCTATGATTAATCCGTCCCTCGTCCTCATCACCGGCGACCTCACCG ATGGAAAAAGCAAAGATTTATTAACCATGAAACAAGATGAGGTAGAATGGATAGAGTACCAGAATGTTCTTGACAATGTCATTCAAAGAAGTGGACTTAACAAGGAAATCTTTTATGACGTCAGAGGGAATCATGATTGCTTTGGGGTACCAAAGGCTGGTGGTGCTTATGACTACTATCAAAAGTACAGTATAAATGCAAGATTAAGACGTGATGGCAACGTCCAAAGCATCACATTGCAG AATGGTGGATGGAAGCATCTTTTTGTTGGCTTTGATGGTACAATGGAAACTGGTCTTCGTGGCCCAACAAACTTGTTTGGGCATCCAACAAACCAATTACTTGCAAACATAGACTTGGAGCTTTCACAATGGGATGCTGAATCAACAATAACAAAAATTGCCTTTGGGCACTTCCCTTTGTCTTTTTCAGCATTAACAGATGATGGACAAGGTCTTAAAGATGTGTTCCTTAAGCACTCCTTGTCGGCTTATCTCTGTGGGCATCTTCATACGAAGTTTGGCAAGAACTTAAAACGACATCATCAATCAAATCATCCAACAAAGTATTATCAGTTCAACATTCATCAAGGATTTCCAACTAACATGGATGAACAGAGTTGTTCAAGTACTAATTCCAGCAAAGAATTTTGGGAATGGGAGATGGGCGACTGGAGATGGAGTAGAGCTATGAGAATATTGGCTATTGATTCTGGTCATGTatcatatgttgatttagatttcAGATTAGGGTCCAAGGAGACTATTATATTACCTACTTTTCCTTTGGACTCAAGGTTCATGCAAAGAATTTCATCTGTCCATGATTTCAAATGTCAGCCGAAGAGAGGCTCATCTTACGAGCTGATAAGAACCCTGATATTTTCAAGAACTGAGATTGTGTTAGTTTCAGTAAAGGTATATGATACACGGCCTGAAACTCCTACTGTGGTACTAGATTCTTCCATGAGAAAGATTGAAGGGAATGGATCTAGAGGAGACCTGTATGTTGCTCCATGGAACTGGAGAGCATTTGAAGACCCATCTCCTAGCCGCTATCGGCTGCAAATAGAAGCAATAGACATTTTTGGCAAAACTAGTTACAGTGACTTAAGGCCATTCTCTATTAATGGCCTCACTGCACAAGTTAGTTGGACATGGAGAGAGTTTTTCGTAATGGGTTGCCAGTGGGCTTCCATTTACTGGCCTGCTTTTTGGACTGCCCTCTTGTTTCTGACCTCATTACTTCTTGTTCCACAAGTTTTACTTCTGTGCTGGAAGAAGAATTACTCATATGAGTATGTCAGACCTAATTTTGCTGGAAGGAGTCTGAGGGAACATTTAGTTGATGGCGCATTTTTGGCTTTGATGGAACTCCCTAGGATGACTGTAGTATGGTTTGGGATCCTTATGTATTTGCTTTACTTGTTATTCTTCCCTTGGTTCTTTGGACATGTTTTCACTGAAAGAGGCATTGTGGCTTATATGACTTATCAAG TTATTGGAGCAATGGCTGCAGAACGAACAACATATCgaaagtaccatctcttgctctcagGGAAAAAGGAGGATGATTCTTTGGAACATAACTATGGGCAGACAAAGAATGCCAGTTCTTGTGATTCAAATTGCATATGGCGTCGACGCTGGATTAGaaagtttctttttcttgttaCTGCAGTCATTTTGTGGAAGCACTGGAAG AATTGCAGAGCTTTGGTCAGGGCGTATGACATGAACCCGTTTCTTAATTCCCCTATTTATTGCTTCATGATTCCAGTGCTGTTGATGTATGCCGTGTACAAGACTCGGTCGCTTTGA
- the LOC103992675 gene encoding putative metallophosphoesterase At3g03305 isoform X3 — translation MDVAKWWFLHLLVMVFVAILVLPVSRSSPESEAEGRTRKPGGNVIEVEGEPKSVVWVVQLSDLHLSVHHPERAYDLRRYVGPALAMINPSLVLITGDLTDGKSKDLLTMKQDEVEWIEYQNVLDNVIQRSGLNKEIFYDVRGNHDCFGVPKAGGAYDYYQKYSINARLRRDGNVQSITLQNGGWKHLFVGFDGTMETGLRGPTNLFGHPTNQLLANIDLELSQWDAESTITKIAFGHFPLSFSALTDDGQGLKDVFLKHSLSAYLCGHLHTKFGKNLKRHHQSNHPTKYYQFNIHQGFPTNMDEQSCSSTNSSKEFWEWEMGDWRWSRAMRILAIDSGHVSYVDLDFRLGSKETIILPTFPLDSRFMQRISSVHDFKCQPKRGSSYELIRTLIFSRTEIVLVSVKVYDTRPETPTVVLDSSMRKIEGNGSRGDLYVAPWNWRAFEDPSPSRYRLQIEAIDIFGKTSYSDLRPFSINGLTAQVSWTWREFFVMGCQWASIYWPAFWTALLFLTSLLLVPQVLLLCWKKNYSYEYVRPNFAGRSLREHLVDGAFLALMELPRMTVVWFGILMYLLYLLFFPWFFGHVFTERGIVAYMTYQGWFVPNFNKNTMLQYLGVPDVMVVGKRRMILWNITMGRQRMPVLVIQIAYGVDAGLESFFFLLLQSFCGSTGRIAELWSGRMT, via the exons ATGGACGTGGCTAAATGGTGGTTCCTCCACCTCCTCGTCATGGTTTTCGTAGCAATATTGGTTCTTCCGGTCTCTCGATCCtcccccgagtccgaggccgagGGCCGGACGAGGAAGCCGGGGGGGAACGTGATCGAGGTGGAAGGGGAGCCCAAATCGGTGGTGTGGGTGGTGCAGCTCTCCGACCTCCACCTCAGCGTCCACCATCCAGAGAGGGCCTACGACCTCCGGCGCTACGTCGGCCCCGCCCTTGCTATGATTAATCCGTCCCTCGTCCTCATCACCGGCGACCTCACCG ATGGAAAAAGCAAAGATTTATTAACCATGAAACAAGATGAGGTAGAATGGATAGAGTACCAGAATGTTCTTGACAATGTCATTCAAAGAAGTGGACTTAACAAGGAAATCTTTTATGACGTCAGAGGGAATCATGATTGCTTTGGGGTACCAAAGGCTGGTGGTGCTTATGACTACTATCAAAAGTACAGTATAAATGCAAGATTAAGACGTGATGGCAACGTCCAAAGCATCACATTGCAG AATGGTGGATGGAAGCATCTTTTTGTTGGCTTTGATGGTACAATGGAAACTGGTCTTCGTGGCCCAACAAACTTGTTTGGGCATCCAACAAACCAATTACTTGCAAACATAGACTTGGAGCTTTCACAATGGGATGCTGAATCAACAATAACAAAAATTGCCTTTGGGCACTTCCCTTTGTCTTTTTCAGCATTAACAGATGATGGACAAGGTCTTAAAGATGTGTTCCTTAAGCACTCCTTGTCGGCTTATCTCTGTGGGCATCTTCATACGAAGTTTGGCAAGAACTTAAAACGACATCATCAATCAAATCATCCAACAAAGTATTATCAGTTCAACATTCATCAAGGATTTCCAACTAACATGGATGAACAGAGTTGTTCAAGTACTAATTCCAGCAAAGAATTTTGGGAATGGGAGATGGGCGACTGGAGATGGAGTAGAGCTATGAGAATATTGGCTATTGATTCTGGTCATGTatcatatgttgatttagatttcAGATTAGGGTCCAAGGAGACTATTATATTACCTACTTTTCCTTTGGACTCAAGGTTCATGCAAAGAATTTCATCTGTCCATGATTTCAAATGTCAGCCGAAGAGAGGCTCATCTTACGAGCTGATAAGAACCCTGATATTTTCAAGAACTGAGATTGTGTTAGTTTCAGTAAAGGTATATGATACACGGCCTGAAACTCCTACTGTGGTACTAGATTCTTCCATGAGAAAGATTGAAGGGAATGGATCTAGAGGAGACCTGTATGTTGCTCCATGGAACTGGAGAGCATTTGAAGACCCATCTCCTAGCCGCTATCGGCTGCAAATAGAAGCAATAGACATTTTTGGCAAAACTAGTTACAGTGACTTAAGGCCATTCTCTATTAATGGCCTCACTGCACAAGTTAGTTGGACATGGAGAGAGTTTTTCGTAATGGGTTGCCAGTGGGCTTCCATTTACTGGCCTGCTTTTTGGACTGCCCTCTTGTTTCTGACCTCATTACTTCTTGTTCCACAAGTTTTACTTCTGTGCTGGAAGAAGAATTACTCATATGAGTATGTCAGACCTAATTTTGCTGGAAGGAGTCTGAGGGAACATTTAGTTGATGGCGCATTTTTGGCTTTGATGGAACTCCCTAGGATGACTGTAGTATGGTTTGGGATCCTTATGTATTTGCTTTACTTGTTATTCTTCCCTTGGTTCTTTGGACATGTTTTCACTGAAAGAGGCATTGTGGCTTATATGACTTATCAAGGTTGGTTTGTCCCAAATTTTAACAAAAACACTATGCTCCAGTATCTAGGGGTACCTGATGTCATGGTCGTG GGAAAAAGGAGGATGATTCTTTGGAACATAACTATGGGCAGACAAAGAATGCCAGTTCTTGTGATTCAAATTGCATATGGCGTCGACGCTGGATTAGaaagtttctttttcttgttaCTGCAGTCATTTTGTGGAAGCACTGGAAG AATTGCAGAGCTTTGGTCAGGGCGTATGACATGA